Within the Gossypium raimondii isolate GPD5lz chromosome 12, ASM2569854v1, whole genome shotgun sequence genome, the region GATCCCTAATACCCTAAACGTAACCCAAATAcgataaactaaatatataatagcCTACATTATATTAATGCATGGTTAAGACCAAAACTGTGCGTTTTGGTAAAGATCTCTTGCGGCGCTtataaaaaagcgccgctaatattatgatttagcggcgatttctcgtaaacgccactaattccaGTATACATCAAGATTTAAACGCAGCGTTTCGGTTAATATATCTTGCGGCGCTTCaaataaagcgccgctaatagtgatatttagcggcgttttgttGTAAGCTCCACTAATGATAttatacatcaagaccaaaacgttgagttttggttaagaaatatagcggcgcttctccaaaCGCGCCGCTAATAATactctttagcggcgcttctccaaacgcgccactaattctaatatacctcaatACCAAACCCTGCGTTTTGGTGTGCATATCTTGCGGCGCTTAACTGAAAGCGCCGCGAATACtgatatttagcggcgttttgttGTAAGCGCCAGTAATTATAttatacatcaagaccaaaacgttgagttttggttaagaaatatAGCGGCGCTTCTCAAAACGCGCCGCTAATAATactctttagcggcgcttctacaAACGCGCCACTAATCCTaatatacctcaagaccaaactctgcgttttggtgtGCATATCTTGCGGCGATTCTAAAAAATCGCCGCTAATTTtatactttagcggcgtttttgcctAACGCCACTAACTGTACTATACATCGAGACCAAAccgctgcgttttggttaacatTTTTTGCGGCACTTCTattaagcgccactaattctaatatacatcAAGATcaaaactctgcgttttggttatcatattttgtggcgcttttagtaaacgccgctaatacttgTTTTACTGGCGTTTTTTTGTAGGCGCCACGAATTCTAATATACATCGATACCAAAACGATGCGTTTTCGTTAAGACTTTTGCGGTGCTTCCTACAATGCGCCGCTATTACTTGCTTTAGCAGCGTTTTATCATAATCGCCACTAATTGTTGTATACATCAATACAAAAACGATGTGTTTTGGTCTTGAGATTTTGCGGCGCATAACCGAAAACGCAGCTACTtatgttcttttacggcgtttttcttaaagcgccgctaattccagatatttagcggcgttttattttttgcgccactaatgctcgatttttagcggtgttttccgtccaaacgccacaaaatatgccgctaaaagtctgttttggtgtagtgaactCAAGAGAGAAATCTTACAATATGCAAATTCATTCATCAATCCCCAAAGTACAAATTGAGTAATTATTTATAGTCTATTCTTAGGCATAGAACAGTCAATACCAGCCATGAAGTTAAATTCCTTAattatgcatgaatgcatgaagCACACCAATAGTCACAAAACTATTAAATGTTGGCAATTAAAGGGACTCTgactagccgaatggtcacttaagATGAATGTGAACCCTTTGATATTTCGTCCCttaaatctgaaaaataaatatgtgaaTCCTTAGGTCTTCCTTCTACTAAATTCAGACAATGAATGCTTGTGCCTTTAAATCTCCTCTCCATTGATGCGTCTGTTCAAGACTGGAATTCTAAAAGTCACGTGGTTGCTGAAAAGTCACTTGTTTTCCAAAGGTCATGTTCAGTTTCCATCTTGAATGCTTTATTAAATTGGTCTATTTAATCTCCATTGAATGATGAATTCTTTAATCTTCCCccattgaattttggtttggaGATGAAAGGTCTTCAACAAAAAGTAACCTgcaaaacactataaataaagattcaattcataatttaaacaaacaaatacataaccgaaaaaaatgaatgcaacaaaaacaaacaatgAAGCATAATTAGAAACACCACTTTATTTATGAATACAACAAAACAATCAATgaagcataaataaaacaactttatttatgaatgcaacaaaacaatcaatgaaatataaataaaacaattttatttatgaatgcaacaATCAATGAAGCATAAGTAAAGAAAACACAactttatttatgaatgcaacaAAACATTCaatgaaacataaataaataaaaaacaactttatttatgaatgcaaatTTGCTTAAAAAGTAAATAGGCTTAAAATGCTTGTTGAGCAATGGATAAAATGTTGCAAAGTTAATGCTTCTTGTTCAATTCAGATTGAAATATAGATTGTTCCAATTTGACACAAATGGCTTGTATGAAAACATTGAGCGCCTCCTTAAGCTTTCTAGCTCTCGCCCTCGTAATTGGTCCCATAGGTACGTGCAATGCATCTCCAAGTATTGGAACCTTCACGTTTGGAACTAAAGTCGTTCCCATGCTCACATCATATTATAACCACCATGATAACAATTATTAGTACGTCTCCAACCACATCCTCAATTACTACGAGAATCACAATctctatattttgatttttcataattgttatatattgttacattcatttcaagcAATAAAGACTTTTTTACTAGAAAGTATGAGATCGtttcaaaatactttttaaagtCTTTTTCATAATATTGCTACTGCAGGAGCACATAAGATATTTCAATCATAACACACTTTAGAGAGTATTATCGTTTTCTAATTgtcaaatcattctttcaaattattatgcAATTCAAGAGTCAAAATGATCTTTCGCAATTAGATATTTCACTTTTAATCCTTTATGTAGATAATGCTAGACAAAACAATGGTTTTTGCTTTGTCTATGTAAAAGTCAAATTCGTTTATAATCACAAATCATGCGTGACTCTATTAGAAATAATCTAATAGGCAACGTAGTACATTTGGTAAATgttaccaaataaaataaaaattttaaaatgactaCAATTTGTTGATACTTCAATCTTATTCAAAATCTTAGATCATAAACAAGCATACCATGAAATATATAAGATATAAATTCATACTTAAATACGAAAAAAATGagcatcatttttaattttttttcattaagaaTAGTGAAATCTCAAAAATCTTTCAAGCATGCATAGAAATCACATACCTTAGGAGCCTTGCTTCAACAATGACGTTATATGTCTGAATTACTTGTTCTCCAACGAAATATTGAATACTATCGAGCAAGCTCATGCTAATAAcatattatgaaataataatacaaagaaCTCAAGAATAATAGATGAGAATAAGGGGGATTTCTATTACAttcctcttctttttcatcatcattaCAAGTAGTACTCCTCATTTTCTAATACATAAATAACAAATGAGTTGCAAGGAGATGAAATGTGAAGAGTTAATGAATATGAAAGGTGAAAGGTTGATTATAATGAACATCACTTAATAGCATTCATAACATGTAGACTTGTCCATGGGTCGAGCCCCCGGCCTGGCTCGAAGGCCTGTCCAAAAAAtaggagggtttgggtaaaaatataggcccgaaaaatgagcttgggcaaaaaaaataaGGCTCGTTTAGAAAATGAGTCGGGCCTTGGGTAAGGCTTTTTTGGCTTGGGCTCAGCTCAGCccgaaaatgcaaaaaaaaaaaaaaaactgttgttttttttaactaCTTTCTTGCTTTTTTTATCGTTTTGttgctattttcttgttttttttttcactattttgttaccatttcactattatgttgctactattttgttgttattgtttggatattgtatagctcttattttattgttaattttgttattattttagagccatttgcttgttaagttgcacctatcttagtgttatttaaatatacatgttattttttaatttgttgggaaacatttattttaatgtttttagtatttttgatgtattatatttttaaaaataatataaaaactaatacGGGTAGGCTGGCCCAGACCcgagttttagtatttttattcggGCCGAACTTGGACAAAGTTTTAGGTCCATTTTTTTGACCGAGCTCGGGCCTAAcaaatgggcttaaaattttgattggacACGTCTAATAACTGggttaattttctattttggctTATacataaaatgtcaaaataagaATTTAATGTTGCAATTGGTAAAAAAGCTTGCACTAGTTCttctcaaatttgaaattaagcaaattgactcctttaaaaaaatcaaagtaatttAATACTGCCAATTTTGAAGTGAGCAATTAAAGACAATTAATcaagatattaatatttttcatcaggttgtacatgattttgattggtataataataaaaaattagccctcaaagtttacatattttgttaatttgattctaatttaacaaatttatcttgcaatatttgtgtaaatgttgaggctaaatttgttgagtttttttataattaaggtcaaaatgacaaaatatgtaaccatcgaaggctaaatttattactatacCAATCAATATTATGTACAATTGACGAAAAACATTAATATTGTGCTTAGTTGCACACTTTCGAAATTGATAGAGATTAAATTGCTCCAATTTTTTTGAGAGGGAgcaatttgctcaattttgaaattgagaaggaCTGGAGAGGAGTTTTAACTATCCCAATTATAATGGATGGACCTATTTTGCTAATTGATCGAATGTACAAGGACtagtttaatcattttttaagtaacaGGATCAAAATGAAATCCATAGTATAATACAAGGATTATTATGATAGTTTTACCTAATAAAGAATATAAACTTATGTAAATCAAAGgctataatattttcatttgaggtTTTAGTCTTAGGATATAAATAAAGAGGCGAAGAAGAAAATATTGGATGATAATTGATAGTATCATCATAATCTACAAAATTTCTGGTACgaactttttttattcctttaatttgactaattaattaatggaattaaattgttaatCAAAAAATTCGCTCGCTATTTTTGACTTTAAGTTCACAGTATTTGTCTAATTTCTCCAATTTAGGGTTTGAGTTTCATTCTGATTTGCTCTTTGCTTTTGGGGTTTGTTCTATCCAGTTTCATGCGAAGCTTGGCTTTTTGAGGTCGTTGATATTCATCCGCAGGTAAGGTACGCCTGCTCTAGGGCTGCTtctaatgaattaaatttactgctttttggtttcttttatttgtttaacgGGGACAAATGATAGCAGGAAAGGGATCTtgacaaacaaatattcatCTGCTAAGCTGATAACAAGATCTAGTAAgatgattttttgatttttcagcTCAGCAATATTGAATTTTCAGGTCAATATGATTTAGGATTAATACAGTTGTACTCTTTTTCTTAAGAAAAATCCTTTAAATGGTTTAGTGTATTGACTTAGCAagtcaatttttaatttaaatttttatattttgcaggAGAAGCATTTGCTATAATTTGTGTGATTTGCACCACATATATAACAAGTTTTGTGGTAATTAACTGATAGGAGATGCCTAGAGACTTGTCAAGATCACGATCTCGTTCACCCTCTTATCGACGTAGACATTCGCCCTCTCCCGCAGGGCATAGGTATGGGAGGAGGAGCCGAAGGGACAGAAGCCGATCGCCATATTCGTCTTATTCTTTTAGCAGGTGATCCCGTTTATATTAATactatttatgttaattttgttaacaTAAAAGAAACTGTAAGGATTATTGTAAGAAAGATTGGGACTCTGAAAGTTGTCATGCGGATTGGAAATACAAATACTTCAAGTTTATCTGTACACAGCCCATACTTATTTGCATATATTTTGGTGTTCCCTCAACTTTACTGGAAAGAATATCTAGTTTGCTTGTTGTTTACAATTATATTCTGTTATGGAATCGCATCCTAGCCAAGAATCCAGTAAGGAGTGCAATTAAGTTAGTTGAATGTGCCAAATTGAAGTTGCTGCTGCAGTTGAGGATTGTGTTGGCAATTTGTACACAAGGTGCTTTTGGCTTCACTTTTACCATGCAGTTGAACCTTTTGGTTGTCTACATTTTGGCATGCGtgtgattttttatgttcaGATGGCATCACGGCTTGACATCCTTGAGGACCTTCAGGATtatagatttatgtttaatgACCACCATTCTTATTGTGAAGTGTTGCTGAATATTTAAAGTTGATGGTGTATTGCTCAACTTCTTCCATGAAATTATCAACATCTCAGTGGGCACCTGACATGTGAGGAACTGTACTTTTGCTTGttaaaatggaaatatgctaACTACAAGTACATTTGGAGCAAAACATAGAGTTCTATGAGAGTTATAGGAAGCATGCCCTTCTTTAGGAAATTAAAGACAGTTTCTTCCCTTTACTTGAGATGGGAAATGAGCAGGTGATGGGTGTCGATGGGTTCCTTTCGTTGCTTGATTCTGACATTATCTACTTCCTGTCATAAAAGATGGAGCTCAATGCTTATCTTAACAATGTATGAGGTAACTGTATATGCTTTTGTATTTATTCTGCAAGATGGTGAGCTGTCCGTGTTCTTAGTTAATGTAGCTAGTGATGCCCAAAGTCTAATGCTGTGGCTCAATAAGTTGTGTTGTTGTACAGACGGAAGAGTCGTTCTATTAGTCCACGCCGCCGCAAAAGTCGTTCTCCAATTACAAGGCGTCATAAAAGCCGTTCTCCTACTCCAAAGCGTTATAAGAGGCTAAGAAGTAGGAGTTCTTCATTGTCTCCTGTTCATAAATCATCTAGCCCAAGTCTCGGGTCAATAGAGCGCAAAAATGCtagtgagaaattgaaaaaagaagaggaagagagGAAAaggtatataaaatattatcttctTTATGCagactatttttgtttttcttttcatggtTCTTTTAGATATCTTGATTTCTACCAAGTCTACTTGATTTTTGCAacattttctaaatatattGAGTTTACTATCTTTGGGTCACAATCACATTGAGGTTAGATTCTCTACAGTTCTAATTTATCGGAGGCTTCTATATTATTGGATAGTTTTTGTCATTGCCCTATGATAATTCCTCTGCTGAGGTGATATAGGAAGCCATGAAAGTCAGATCCTATTTGGGTTGTCAGGTCTTGTCACTTGTGGAAatcaaaacttattttttggcttttattttggTCCTGTTGGGAAAAGAGTATTCAGTTGCATGTGCACAAACCCCTTTTCCTTCCCTCTGATACTGCATGTTACCTGTTGATGGACTATTTTGTACAgcagaggaaaataaaaagaaataccagagagagagagagagagaatttaTCTGCTTACCATTGTAGAacatgaaaaaagaaatatcTGCCCTGTCTGAGTGTCTTAACTTTGTTGGTTTGGACATTTACGTGGATAGCCATTCTGACTAAATGTTTTTGAGTTGAACCATTTTTATTCACCATCCATTAAAATGTGAGGATATCTATGAAAAGATGTAGTCttgtaaaaaatgtattttggtGCAAGGTTTGAAGTACTACGGTGATTAGTTATAAAATTGCAGTAAGTTACTTGGCATTCTTCTCCACAGGATTTTCTGAAGGAAGATACTGCTATAAGTCAACTTGTTATATTTGATGATCTGATTGGATGCATCTAATGTTCACCAGTTTTGAAACTCTTTTGTTTGGATCAGGTTCGATTAGAGGTATGCCTTAAAAGCATAGCATATTTTAGTGCTTTTTTCATCATGAAGGTTAGTTTGCCCGTTTATCATAGTTCATAGTGAATCAGGAAAGTAAGTTAGtgtgagagaaaataaaatcaaaatgactTTGTAAGCAGTTTTTATGTAGTGTTTGTCTGGTTTGGAAAGACGTTTGTAATGGATAGTTGCAGAATGCATGTGTCAATTTCTTGCTtgacattatattttattttcccagGCGTCAACAGGAAGCAGAATTGAAACTGATAGAAGAAGAGACTGCTAAGAGGGTGGAAGAAGCAATtcagaagaaggttgaagagaGATTGAACTCAGAAGAAATCAAGCAGGAAATTCAGAAGCGACTAGAGGAAGGACGGAGAAGACTTAATGATGAAGTTGCTGCACAActtgagaaagaaaaggaagcCGCTATTCTTGAAGCCAGGCAAAAAGaggtaaaattaaatatcaaagaaaaaaaaaagtcatgtGAATGCTGGTCTGTTGTTTGTTTCTGTTATTCTTTTTTATGCAATGAATAGAGTAGGGTGAAGCTCTAGTCTAAAAAGAAACAACATGGTTTTAATTTTGAGTGAAGGAAAGACTGTTTTGGTTGTGGGACATGTTTGGTGTCATTTTGTAATGAACCTTGTTTGATAATGTGATACAGGAGGTAGCTAGAAAAGAGAACGAAGAGTTGGAGAAGATGCTGGAAGAGAACAGAAACAGGGTAGAAGAAACTCAAATAAGAGAAGCAATGGAGCAGCAGCGGAGAGAAGAGGAACGATATCGGGAACTAGAAGAGCTGCAAAGACAAAAGGAAGAGGCAATGAAGAGGAAGAAACAACAGGAAGAGGAAGAACgattaaatcaaatgaaattgTTGGGAAAGAACAAATTACGGCCAAAGTTGTCATTTGCGCTTGGCTCCAAATGATTGGTTTGGAGAAGGTGGTGTTAGTTGttgtaatatgtttttttttgtttctttcgaACTTTGCTTTTTTGCATTGTAATTTGAAGAAGATACTAATATTTGTTAGTGAAGTAGTTTTTGGAAGTATGAGAAATCTTTGCCTCCTCCATAAGAAGAGTAATAGAAAGAtgtgaaaagagagaagaatataaaaatcaaagattggTCCAGCGAGGAAGCAAGGCTTCAACCAGTGGGTTCCTGTAATTACATTCCCTCTGTTAATATATACCGaggtaattgaacttgataatTTCTTGATAATTTGGTAGTTAAATAGTTTGGATTTaattggtacttaaatttgGAAATTATAAGTCAATTTAATGAACTTTTTAAGTACctaactaataaatttaatgtggtaTTGATGGCCAATAACATGATGGCATGTTATGGTTTCATATTTTGACACGtagaaaaaaaaggttaaaatttattaaagaaattttgtcaTGTAGTTAATATTAAGTTGGATTGCCGCCATCTATACTCCTAATTAGACAAGtagttcatttttttattatatatgctAGATTATAGAAAAGAAGCCCAAGACAAGGCCTTTGGGCCACCCAATACACCGAAAACACAAGGGACAAAACATTAAACCCAACTATTTACTCTAAAGCGCTTCATTAAGCATAGAGATTAGGAATTCTAGAAGCTATGAAATTAATACCAGTatctaaaaagaacaaaattaagGGAAGAAAAACCCTTCAGTTTCTAAGAAAAAACACCCAGCAGACAAACCAATATTCTGCTCCCCTTCTTTCAAAACAGTAAAAGTTTCAGTTTGGTGCCTCGAGCTAGCATCGATCTTGTTCAACCAACTCCTTTGGGAATTCTGGAACAccattcaacttcaaaaattCCAATTTCAGTTTAAGCCCTCCACTCGCTAATTGGTGCGCCACTCCGTTTGCTGATCTCTGAATATGCATAAAAGTATAGACCTGAAAATCTCTACTCATCTTTTTCATGTCTTCAATATATGCTAAAATTTCAGACCTGTCATCCTCactgtttttcattttttttaatcactGTGAGGGAATCCCTTTCAACTTCCAGTCTCCTTAAACCCAAATCTAAGCACAACTTTATGGCCACTGTGCAAGCCACTGCTTCTGCTGCAAAAGGCGATGGGATCTTCTCATGACAAGTGATTTTTGAAGCAATTACAAGTAGTTTGTTTTCTTAGTTGAAATacacttttaaaattcaacagGGGTTCAACattcttttcttataaatagatgacactggtagagctatttacacaacttttAGATATCGTTATTCTGCCAGAAAATAGAAAGACTTTAATTCtcttataattaaatatattttcatgaatAATGGTTCTGTCGGTGTCTATTCGAGAAGagaatttccacataaaaaaagaatttctagttccgtgttttgattcaattggtttaaACTCACACTTGAAGCAATTCGTGTTACAAGAATAACATAGGAGATAGTTTGATTGAAAGCCGGGAACGACAAGGATCTGTTTAtccaaaacatatatatgatttcggtctagggtttattgctataaataatatcacaaaccaggttgattttcaaaattttaattttccgttGTGCAAAAAAACCGTTTTCAAACCAGATTTTTTCTAACATATTGGTACTTTAGCTTTGGTATCAATACTTTCGTGTTTATccctatttttctaaaacatcGAAATTCGAAATGGTATCGGCACCTTTATGGGGAATCGATATCTATTctataaacttttaaaacattacaatttggtcatttttcatACTCGAGTCTAtaaaagagctttcataagtTCGATTTatgcttgaatttaattatatatcataaTGTGAATGTGTTTAAGATATGATGGaatgtttgaatgatttatttacgATGTAATTGGTTGAAGTTTTTTTGACAACAACTGTAGTATCCCGTAACTCGAACCCGACGATTGAGTCGggcgaggggtgttacatttagtggtatcagagttatggtttagtcgattctaggactaaaaCGTAACGCGtacgagtctagaaatacattcCACAATAACCTGTGATAGTTTAATGTTTTCTGATCCAATTTAactctatttttcttataaataacCATGTCGACCAAAACAAATCATGTCGTATTTGACGAGGTAGATAGTAATATCCCAACTTTCGATCAGGGAGCCAGTCACAGTGTTCTGTTCCCACAAATTCCTAGAAGTGAGGCAAGAGGTGCCtttttccaaatgatgaacaATCGATCCAAGTAGTTTTTGAGAGCTAACCCTTCAGCTCTACAACCTTAAGgacaacctccacccccgatCGTGCCTCTAGTGGCACCCTTTTGTCCTTTGAATCCTAATACAATATCATTATGATATCAACCCATGTAGCTAGAACCTAAATTTTGTATACAATACCTATGGTGTGTACGACCCTAGAGGCTTCCATGCCATTCAATTTCGACCTGTATTACGTGTCGCCTATTGGAAATGATGCATATATTGGGTTGCGACACAACATGTCTTTTCAAGTTAGTTAAGAAGAAATCCCAATCATTAGTGGATTTTACTCCTGTTATTGCAAAAGTTATTGGCAGAATTTTTGATTAGCATCTTGTGCAATAGCGAACAACAATCGATGACCATATCTCTCGTACATAAATGTGTCGTCAATTTATACTAATGAGTTATAGTACCAAAACGCTGTGATACATTGCTTGAATGTCTAAAAAAA harbors:
- the LOC105763004 gene encoding uncharacterized protein At1g10890 isoform X1; protein product: MIIDSIIIIYKISVSCEAWLFEVVDIHPQEMPRDLSRSRSRSPSYRRRHSPSPAGHRYGRRSRRDRSRSPYSSYSFSRRKSRSISPRRRKSRSPITRRHKSRSPTPKRYKRLRSRSSSLSPVHKSSSPSLGSIERKNASEKLKKEEEERKRRQQEAELKLIEEETAKRVEEAIQKKVEERLNSEEIKQEIQKRLEEGRRRLNDEVAAQLEKEKEAAILEARQKEEVARKENEELEKMLEENRNRVEETQIREAMEQQRREEERYRELEELQRQKEEAMKRKKQQEEEERLNQMKLLGKNKLRPKLSFALGSK
- the LOC105763004 gene encoding uncharacterized protein At1g10890 isoform X2; amino-acid sequence: MPRDLSRSRSRSPSYRRRHSPSPAGHRYGRRSRRDRSRSPYSSYSFSRRKSRSISPRRRKSRSPITRRHKSRSPTPKRYKRLRSRSSSLSPVHKSSSPSLGSIERKNASEKLKKEEEERKRRQQEAELKLIEEETAKRVEEAIQKKVEERLNSEEIKQEIQKRLEEGRRRLNDEVAAQLEKEKEAAILEARQKEEVARKENEELEKMLEENRNRVEETQIREAMEQQRREEERYRELEELQRQKEEAMKRKKQQEEEERLNQMKLLGKNKLRPKLSFALGSK
- the LOC105763004 gene encoding uncharacterized protein At1g10890 isoform X3; this translates as MRRKSRSISPRRRKSRSPITRRHKSRSPTPKRYKRLRSRSSSLSPVHKSSSPSLGSIERKNASEKLKKEEEERKRRQQEAELKLIEEETAKRVEEAIQKKVEERLNSEEIKQEIQKRLEEGRRRLNDEVAAQLEKEKEAAILEARQKEEVARKENEELEKMLEENRNRVEETQIREAMEQQRREEERYRELEELQRQKEEAMKRKKQQEEEERLNQMKLLGKNKLRPKLSFALGSK